The following is a genomic window from Novipirellula aureliae.
TCAACTGCGAATATCTAACGACGCTACTTGAGCGAATATCTAGTCCCTCGAAATACTCAGTCAGATCAACCGATAAAAACGCGTGACCTGTTGAGTCAATCTCGGCAGCATCCACCGGAGAAATACCTTCCGGCTTGACTGCCTTCAGTTTCGTCTCAGGCTTCAGTAGCTCAAAGCATCGACGCACCGCCCATAGCAAGTGAAAGTCATCACCAGCATTTGATGTCGATGCGTCGACCGCTTTCCTCTTTTTTTCCATCATCGCCCCATCGTGCTTTGTGAAATTTTGACATATTCTACCGTATGAATCACTAATTGATCCACTGGGTGAGTCCATCCGTGTTATTGTCAATGTGCAATTGCGAAACTCGGTAATACGCTGTGAATCTCGTCGAAATGAGAGATGCCAACTGGGGCCACTCCACCAATGTGGTCTACCAATTCTGTTGGCAAAGCCTCCACGCCTCGATCCTACTGCCATCCCACGGTCGTTTCGTCGGCGCATCATCCAGTCCCTTCAGCGAATACAAACGCCGACCCGGCGACCGAGTCGGACTGAATTGGCGGATCCCATCCATCAACGGCAAGCGAGCCATCCGCCACGTCATTTACGACACGAATTGGTGGAAGTCGTTCACGCACGCTCGCCTCGCCGTAGCAATGGGTGATCGCGGTTGCCTTTCCATCTTCGGCGACCGCTCCGAGCAACACCGCCTGTTCGCCGAGCAAGTCACCGCCGAGTACTTCGTTAAGACGGAGGGGCGCGGACGAACTGTGGACGAATGGAAGGCGAGGCCAGAGCAACCCGACAATCACTGGCTCGATTGTTTAGTTGGTTGTGCCGTTGGTGCGTCGATGCAGGGTGCATTGTTGTTTGGCACAGACAGCCAGGCCGTCAACAGACGAGAACGGGTGAGTTTCAGTGATCTTCAACGCAAGAAACGGAAACGGTGAGTGAACAAGGCAGTATCACGCCGTTCGGTGGAACCGGAGCAGTTCACAAGAATCGTTTCGGCGATTCAGGGTCGAAGCACCCAAGACCCTGATGCGCGTTTGAAAGACTCTGAATAACTGGATTTACTCAAAAACATAATTCGCCCAAAAACGAACATCGGGATCGGGATCTTCTTTCTGAAGTTTCTTCATCTCAGCATGATAAGGCTTTGCAGCAGCCTTCCAGTCACTAATCGCCAACAATGCCAGACGCCGTACATTGGGAACTTTGTCATACAACCGTTTGGCAAGTTCCGGAAGCACCCGTTTCCCAACTGCTTTGCCCAAGCCACGCTCTCCTAGAACACACACAGCATGCTGCCGAATAACGACGGATTGCGAGGTGAGTCCGCGAATCGCCTCATCAACGTCAGCGGGCTTGATTTCAATAAACGAAGAACCCGGTTCCAGTTCTTTTCTTATAAAACGACTAATCGCTGACGTCCTCAATGCCAACAGTCGTTCCACAGGTTCGTAGTCAAGGGGAATCGGTTCCGGCTGACGGCCGGCCCGCGATTTGAGCCGTACCAGGATCCCATAAACCGCCACCGTTTGAGTCTTCTTAGATTTCACTAACTTGAATAAGAAATCGAGATCGTCCCACAGACCCAGCGTCATCGCGCATAGCTCAGCTGCACCCTGTTTTCTTACGCTCTTTACCTCTTTACGAAGTCTCTCCAAAACCGTTGAATCTTTGACTCCAAGATCACCTAACACCGCAGCAGCGCTCCAGCCACGCTCAGGGTCTTGCAAAATATTTCGGAGAGGATCAATGGCCTGTTTTCCCATCGCCACAAGTTCATCTTCATACAGCCATGGATTACTCAGGTACTCTTCAAATTTGGCATTTTCTGATAGCCCACTCAATTCATCTTCTTCGTACTCAAAGAAATGCTTGTTATAGAGCTTCGCAGGCACACACTTCTTGACTAATTCGAGACCGCCATCTTCATCGTCAAAATAGACCACAAAGTCGGGTGTGACATTTGCATGTTTGGCGAACTTTTTTCGCAATGCTCTGGCAACACGCACCACCATTGCCACAAAGCGTTTCTCAGTTCGATACCAGTGCGCCTGTGTGCTTTTAGTAGCCTCATCACAGACCAGTTTTCCTAACTTATCAATCGGTTGCACTGCGAGAATGTTCTCCCAATTCCAGTCCGCCGAATTCCATTCCAGCTTCACATCGTCGGTTCCCTGATCGTCCTCAAGGAATTCGATGCTATTCACGCCCAGAAAAGGAAACGCAATCTGTCCATCCAGTTCACGATAGCTTTCATGAAATGCAAAGGCATACGCATGATGTCTGCGATTCTTTTTCGCCCATCGCTCAACAGCCTGCTCTGCTTCTCGCAAGAAAGTGGCTTCGACTTCTTTCCAATCCAATGTTCTCACCTTGCTACTGAATTGGGTGCATGACCGGGTTTGTTAGGAATCCTTGATTTTGGTCTTGCGGCAGCGGTGGCGGAAACCATCGTTTCTTTGGCCTCGGCGTTTCCAGAAAGCGTCTCGATCGTGCGTTTCGCTCAAGTCGT
Proteins encoded in this region:
- a CDS encoding DUF4303 domain-containing protein, translated to MDWKEVEATFLREAEQAVERWAKKNRRHHAYAFAFHESYRELDGQIAFPFLGVNSIEFLEDDQGTDDVKLEWNSADWNWENILAVQPIDKLGKLVCDEATKSTQAHWYRTEKRFVAMVVRVARALRKKFAKHANVTPDFVVYFDDEDGGLELVKKCVPAKLYNKHFFEYEEDELSGLSENAKFEEYLSNPWLYEDELVAMGKQAIDPLRNILQDPERGWSAAAVLGDLGVKDSTVLERLRKEVKSVRKQGAAELCAMTLGLWDDLDFLFKLVKSKKTQTVAVYGILVRLKSRAGRQPEPIPLDYEPVERLLALRTSAISRFIRKELEPGSSFIEIKPADVDEAIRGLTSQSVVIRQHAVCVLGERGLGKAVGKRVLPELAKRLYDKVPNVRRLALLAISDWKAAAKPYHAEMKKLQKEDPDPDVRFWANYVFE
- a CDS encoding terminase gpA endonuclease subunit, producing MNLVEMRDANWGHSTNVVYQFCWQSLHASILLPSHGRFVGASSSPFSEYKRRPGDRVGLNWRIPSINGKRAIRHVIYDTNWWKSFTHARLAVAMGDRGCLSIFGDRSEQHRLFAEQVTAEYFVKTEGRGRTVDEWKARPEQPDNHWLDCLVGCAVGASMQGALLFGTDSQAVNRRERVSFSDLQRKKRKR